AGTCAGTCATTTGCATACCGCTACCCCAATTTGTACCGGGGGGTGCCGCGTGCGGCTCACGCGTGTCGCACAGGCCCACCGGACGTGTGCTCCACGCGTGCATACCACGCATGACTTCGGGTATATCCCGACGGCTTGCGTAATCAAAGCTTCCCGTCGCGCGCCTTGAGCCAGAGTCCGAACGTTTTCACCACTTCGACCACCGGCCGCAGGCGTTCGCCGTCTTCCGACAACGCATATTCGACTTTGACCGGCGAGCCCGGATACACGGTGCGCCTGATAAGTCCCGCGTCTTCCAGTGCACGCAGGTCCAGCGTCAGCATGCGCTGTGAGATGCCGGGCACGTCGCGCCGCAAGTCGTTGAAACGCTTGGGACCGTCGAGCAGGCAGGAGACGAGGGGCAGACGCCAGCGTCCCCCCAGAATGCGCATCGATTCCTCCACGGAACAGCCCGACGGGTTCTCCTTCATGGCACGCTCACATCTTTAACAGTAAGTATATTTTTTATACTTACATGACATTTTAGTGCCCTCGTCACGCCGATCATGTCGAATATCGAGAATAGCTCGCATCGCTTTCGCAACGGGTGCGGCGATGCCGCCGCTCACGCCGCGGGTGCGACGCTAACGCCCGTAATCCCGTGGCGCTTCATCGCGTCCTCCACGAAACCTTCACGTTTCATGTCTTCCACGAATGCCTTTAGGTAGGCCGACGCAGCTTCGCCGCGCGTGATCGGCAGGCCCATGGCCTGACGGATTTCCATGAAACGTTCGTCCAGCAGGCGGTATCCGCTCAGATGCGCGATGTCCTGCTGCAACTGTTGCTTTACGCCCGCCGCCACTTCGCATCCGGTTTCGATGAACGTCTTGATGACGGCGGGCGACGTGGGCGCGCGAACGATTTGCGCGTGTTGCAGTTCGCGAGTGAGGAACAGGTCGTAAGCGCTGCCCTTGCCGACGACCACGCGCGTGCCGGCCTGGTCGACATCCGCGTTCGTTCCGACGGGTGAATTCTCGCGCACGAGGTAGAAGCCTTCGATGAGGAGATACGGTGCGGTGAAGCCGATCGTGGCGGCGCGGCGCGGGTCGATGGCGAAGAAGCCGACGTCGGCCTGTTCGTTCGTGATCGTCTCGACGGATTTCCCGGCGGCGTCGACCACGACCAGTTCCAGCGGCACGCCGAGACGTTTCGCTAACGCCCCGGCCAGATCGACCGAGATACCGATGGGCCGGGACTGGGCATCGGTGCCGGCGAGAATCGGGTTGCCAAGGTTGATGCATGCACGCAGCACGCCAGTCGGGGCAAACGCGGCAAGTGGGATCGAGTCGGGCGTCATGACGAAGGGTCAACAAGGAAAGAAGGGGCTGAGATGGAGAATACCGGCAATCCCGGGGGCGCGGGCGGGCACGATCGTTCGTCAACTGAACAATCCCAGAGCCCGGGTGGTCTCGATGGCTTCTCTGCGACTACGTACGCCAAGTTTGTCGAAGATCCGCTGCATGTACCACTTGACTGTTCCCTCGTTATCACGTTCCCCGCGCATCGGACGTGGCGGTCTGGCGGTACACCGCAGAAGTACTGCCGGCGCTCGCAGACGAGGACATCGCCAAAGGCGCGGGAGAAATGACGCTGGTGGCGCCGATTCCGGCGGCGGCCAACGCTGTTGCTCATGCCATTGGCGCACGGATTCGCGACCTTCCGGTGACGCCGGAGAAAATTCGCAAGGCGCTCAATCAATCATGAAAACAAAGACCCTGAAGCTGACGATCAACGGCAAAGTCTACGGGCCGACAGCGATCCCGGAGCATCTGATGATGGTGGACTATCTGCACGAGTACGCGCGCTTGCCCGGCGACGCTCTGGCCGTTGACTCCCCCTTTCCCAACAGCGACCGCGACGCGTGTCATGCTTTGGCATCGTGCGTCTCGCCCGGATCGCTCTGAGGCATTGCGGGCGCCGGCGCCCACCCTCCCGGCGCAATGACAACCGGCGCCTCCGGTTGCTCCTCGAAATGCGGCGACATGATTTGCACGCCGAATTCGTTGAAGACGTCCACAATCTGGCTATGAAGCTCGCTTAGCATGACGAGGCGTTGCACGGGGTTCACAGGGGCAACATGCAGGTCGTATTCGATGTAAAAGTCCGACAGGGCGCGCTGCAGGACCAAGGGCGCAGGGGATTGCGCCACGCTGCGCGTTCGTGCCGCTGCCAGACACAGCATGGCTTGCACCTGTCGCCATGGCGTGTCGTAACCGATCGTCACCGACGTGCTCACCAGGGCTGGCGCCTTGCCGTCGCGACTTGAATAGTTGTGCACAATGGCCCCGACGACCACCGCATTGGGTATCGTGACTTCTTCCTGCCTGACGTTCGTCAATTTGACCGACAGGGTGTCCACGCTGACCACCACACCCGCCGTATCGCCGATCTGCACCATGTCGCCCGCCTGGAACGCCCGGCTGTAAGTGACGACAATGCCGCTCATCAGTTGGTTGACGATGCCCGCCGAGCCCAGGGACACCATAAGACCGAGGAGCACACTCAACCCCTTGAACACGTCGCTTTGCGCACCGGGGAAATAGGGGTAAGCGAAGGTCAACGCGAGGGCCCACACGACGATGGCCACGATTCGGCGCGAAGCGTCTGCGGTGTCGGGATGCAAACCGGGTACGTTGAGGTGGCGCTGCTGGATTGCCGAGAAGACATTATTGATGAGATTGTGCAGCGCCCGTGTCAGAACAAAGATGACGGCGATCGCAATGAGCCCCGGGATTGCATTGACGATGCCCAGCGCGAATGTGTTGAGCAGGTTCCAGAGGAAGCCGCTGAGGCGCTCGCCCATCGGTTCCGACACTGGAAAGCGTTCCAGCACGTAAATAAGATAGACGTAGATCAGCGCGGCCACGAAGAAAAGGAAAAGCAGTTGCACGATCTGCCGTGCCAATTGGAATGCCGAGCCTGTCCAGTCGAACGTCTTTGAAGTACGACGAAGCAAGTGCGCTTCGACGGCATATTGGATGCGTTCCTGAAGGCGGCTTTGCAGCCGCCCGGCAGTCCACACGAGTATGACCAGCACCGCTGTCGCCAGCAGCGACAGAAGTATGCCGCGGATGATGTTAGGCCAGTGCAGTTGCGCCTGCCGGGCCGCTAACGCGACATCGAGCCGCGTCTGGGTTTCGCTTGCGATCACGTCAAACGGCCGGCTGTCGGCCTCGTCGACATCCCCTTCGAGCAGGGCAAAGAGAATGCGGTCGCCACGTCGGAAGACGATACCGCGATTTTGTCCCAGCGACCCCTGTACGGCCTGCGTGGGCAAACGCAGGATGCTCTCCGGCAAGCCGTCGAGTACCGCGTAGGAGCGCTCGGCGCGCTGCTGTGGTGTGGCCCCACCAAGCGAGGCGCGGAATGTCGCGATAGGGCGATCCATATATCGGAGGTCGGCGGCGGGTGCGTCCTGTGCGGCGCCCGGATGCGAAGCCTGAGCCGATGCAGTCGGAACGCCCGTGAGCATCAGCAGACATGCCAACAGCGACACCGACAGGCCTGCGAGCACGCCGCCCATTTTCCGGCCTAATGATCGCATCGTGCCGCTTCGCATTCTGACG
This is a stretch of genomic DNA from Pandoraea faecigallinarum. It encodes these proteins:
- a CDS encoding winged helix-turn-helix transcriptional regulator encodes the protein MKENPSGCSVEESMRILGGRWRLPLVSCLLDGPKRFNDLRRDVPGISQRMLTLDLRALEDAGLIRRTVYPGSPVKVEYALSEDGERLRPVVEVVKTFGLWLKARDGKL
- a CDS encoding ABC transporter substrate-binding protein; this encodes MTPDSIPLAAFAPTGVLRACINLGNPILAGTDAQSRPIGISVDLAGALAKRLGVPLELVVVDAAGKSVETITNEQADVGFFAIDPRRAATIGFTAPYLLIEGFYLVRENSPVGTNADVDQAGTRVVVGKGSAYDLFLTRELQHAQIVRAPTSPAVIKTFIETGCEVAAGVKQQLQQDIAHLSGYRLLDERFMEIRQAMGLPITRGEAASAYLKAFVEDMKREGFVEDAMKRHGITGVSVAPAA
- a CDS encoding mechanosensitive ion channel family protein, whose amino-acid sequence is MPTQAVQGSLGQNRGIVFRRGDRILFALLEGDVDEADSRPFDVIASETQTRLDVALAARQAQLHWPNIIRGILLSLLATAVLVILVWTAGRLQSRLQERIQYAVEAHLLRRTSKTFDWTGSAFQLARQIVQLLFLFFVAALIYVYLIYVLERFPVSEPMGERLSGFLWNLLNTFALGIVNAIPGLIAIAVIFVLTRALHNLINNVFSAIQQRHLNVPGLHPDTADASRRIVAIVVWALALTFAYPYFPGAQSDVFKGLSVLLGLMVSLGSAGIVNQLMSGIVVTYSRAFQAGDMVQIGDTAGVVVSVDTLSVKLTNVRQEEVTIPNAVVVGAIVHNYSSRDGKAPALVSTSVTIGYDTPWRQVQAMLCLAAARTRSVAQSPAPLVLQRALSDFYIEYDLHVAPVNPVQRLVMLSELHSQIVDVFNEFGVQIMSPHFEEQPEAPVVIAPGGWAPAPAMPQSDPGETHDAKA